The following DNA comes from Bacteroidota bacterium.
TTTGCCTGAAAACCATACTTCTCAGAAAAAACCTGATGATAGGGGATGTCCAGAAAATGAATATCAGATACTTGTTTTTTGGGATGTATCAGGTCCCTGCAGTCATTTTCTGCATTTGCCTGATATTCTGCAGTAAAGTTTATCTTCTTGTCTGTTTCTAAAATATCCAGAATGGTTTGCTGAACTTCCAGGTTGAAATCAAGCAGGAATTTGTATTTTTTTTTATAGTAGCTGTATAAGTTGTCAGCGAAATAGGGGAAATAGGGCGTAGAACGGTAGGCCGATTCTATGCTTTTCCAATGTAGCTTTTGCCAGTGCGTGGAATAATCAATTTCGATATCTTTTATTAAAATTTTAAATTGACTATTGTTGACTACAGGGATAATCAGATTCAATACCCCATTGGCCCCATATATTTTGCACCTGTTACGGTAAGTCTGTTTGTTGTAATTTTCCCACTTCTCCATGATTACATGGTCATAATGAAGTAATTTCGAATAGTATTGAACAGGTGCAAGATATGCCGTCGAAAGCAGTACGGAATTTTTAGACATATAAAAATACTCTGTTAATATTAATCATATAAAAAGTCTATAGTCAATGAAAAAAGATTAATTCTAAACTTTAAAGTTTATTGATCATACTGGCCAGATAACCTGCACCGAATCCATTATCTATATTTACTACACTGATTCCGCTTGCACAACTGGTTAACATGCCCAGCAGTGCTGATAAGCCATGGAAACTTGCTCCATAACCCACACTGGTAGGGACAGCTATGACCGGTTTATCTACTAATCCACCGACAATGCTGGGAAGGGCTCCTTCCATACCGGCTACAACCA
Coding sequences within:
- a CDS encoding WbqC family protein translates to MSKNSVLLSTAYLAPVQYYSKLLHYDHVIMEKWENYNKQTYRNRCKIYGANGVLNLIIPVVNNSQFKILIKDIEIDYSTHWQKLHWKSIESAYRSTPYFPYFADNLYSYYKKKYKFLLDFNLEVQQTILDILETDKKINFTAEYQANAENDCRDLIHPKKQVSDIHFLDIPYHQVFSEKYGFQANLSILDLLFNEGMNAVTILQQSFKNDQ